A stretch of Paludisphaera borealis DNA encodes these proteins:
- a CDS encoding ParA family protein: MFTTLYAYDISTVYAETASPFSCDTRSRGNAGKRETTYGDTMRIITLVTQKGGAGKTTLAINCAIAAERKKKRVLILDLDPQASSEGWYQDREAETPRLAKVDSWALPEAIAKAQAANFDYVVIDTPGRDEPSTTAAIRAADFCIIPCRPTPVDLKAVPPTVATINRLKKPAVFVLTQTPARGERVREAEAGLSMLGIVSPVRIIARAAYQDAHGAGLGVIEYEPEGKAAAEVKQLWDWIVKKMEKVAYEQETNIS, encoded by the coding sequence GTGTTTACAACTTTATACGCGTATGATATTTCAACGGTATACGCCGAAACCGCATCACCATTTTCCTGTGATACTCGCTCACGGGGAAACGCGGGAAAGCGCGAAACAACATACGGGGACACCATGCGCATCATCACCCTGGTCACGCAGAAGGGGGGAGCGGGCAAGACAACGCTCGCCATCAACTGCGCCATCGCGGCGGAGCGGAAGAAAAAACGGGTGCTCATCCTCGACCTCGATCCGCAAGCGTCGTCGGAAGGCTGGTATCAGGACCGCGAGGCCGAAACGCCTCGGCTGGCGAAGGTCGATTCCTGGGCGCTGCCCGAGGCGATCGCCAAGGCGCAGGCGGCTAATTTCGATTACGTCGTCATCGACACGCCCGGCAGGGACGAGCCATCCACGACCGCAGCCATCCGCGCCGCCGATTTCTGCATCATCCCCTGCCGCCCGACGCCGGTGGATCTGAAAGCCGTGCCGCCTACGGTGGCGACGATCAACCGGTTGAAGAAGCCGGCGGTGTTCGTCCTGACGCAGACGCCGGCGCGTGGCGAGCGGGTGAGGGAGGCGGAAGCCGGGTTGAGCATGCTGGGAATCGTTTCACCCGTCCGAATCATCGCGCGCGCCGCCTATCAGGACGCCCACGGCGCCGGCCTGGGCGTCATTGAATACGAGCCGGAGGGGAAGGCCGCCGCCGAGGTCAAGCAACTTTGGGATTGGATCGTCAAGAAAATGGAGAAGGTCGCCTATGAGCAAGAAACGAACATCTCTTGA
- a CDS encoding replication initiator protein A codes for MTKRLPPKGDHQPDLFAANFADIPIRDQRDTMERPFFSLAKKPRFAPIEYHVGGTWVEVSANPKFGLATIWDADILIWASTQVTEAMDRGMAPSRTIQFHPHNLLKSIRRPTGGAHYLRLRAALERLTHTAVRTNIRGVGKKKTASFHWLESWTEVTDDQSGETIGMTMTLPDWLFQGIIMKGGVLTIHEDYFLLTGGIERWLYRVARKHAGQQETGWQFTMRQLHEKSGSSSRMSDFALDVRKVVELNSLPEYSAEIHKNGEGEEVVGFLKRDRFSVSDPRFETTRHPRRRTGRGITAKALNFNALIE; via the coding sequence ATGACCAAACGGCTTCCGCCCAAGGGCGATCACCAGCCCGACCTATTCGCCGCCAATTTCGCCGACATTCCCATCCGCGACCAGCGCGACACGATGGAACGGCCGTTTTTCAGCCTGGCCAAGAAGCCCCGTTTTGCTCCGATCGAATACCATGTCGGCGGCACCTGGGTCGAGGTGAGCGCCAACCCGAAATTCGGCCTGGCGACCATCTGGGACGCCGACATCCTGATCTGGGCGTCCACGCAAGTCACCGAGGCGATGGATCGCGGCATGGCACCGAGCCGCACCATCCAGTTCCATCCGCATAATCTCCTGAAATCAATCCGCCGGCCTACGGGAGGAGCCCACTATCTGCGCCTGCGGGCGGCCCTCGAACGGCTCACGCACACGGCTGTGCGAACCAACATTCGAGGAGTGGGCAAGAAAAAGACCGCTTCCTTTCATTGGCTGGAGAGCTGGACGGAAGTCACCGACGATCAGAGCGGCGAGACCATCGGCATGACCATGACGCTTCCTGATTGGCTGTTCCAGGGGATCATCATGAAAGGCGGCGTGCTGACCATCCACGAGGATTATTTCCTCCTCACCGGCGGCATCGAGCGATGGCTCTACCGCGTCGCCCGCAAGCATGCCGGCCAGCAGGAAACCGGCTGGCAGTTCACGATGCGCCAACTCCACGAGAAATCCGGCTCCAGCTCGCGCATGTCCGACTTCGCGCTCGACGTGCGCAAGGTCGTCGAGCTGAACAGCCTGCCGGAATACAGCGCCGAAATCCACAAGAACGGGGAGGGGGAAGAAGTGGTCGGCTTCCTGAAGCGTGACCGGTTTTCGGTCAGCGACCCGCGCTTCGAGACGACGCGGCATCCGAGGCGGCGGACTGGGCGGGGGATTACGGCCAAGGCCTTGAATTTCAACGCCCTCATCGAGTGA